CACTGCTCGGTGGCGCGGAAGATGACCGGGTTGTGGCACCGCCAGCAATGCGGATACGAGTGCGTGATCTTCTCTTCCGCAAGCAGCGCGCCGCGCGTTTTCAGCAGCTCGATGATGTTCGGGTTGGCATCGAACACGGTTTCGCCGTCGTATTCAGGCAGGCCGTGGCGCAGGCGTCCGGCTTCGTCGACGTTGCAGGTCTGGTCCAAACCGTAGCGCCCGCCGGTGTAGAAGTCATCGGCGCCGTGCGAAGGCGCGGTATGCACCGCGCCCGTGCCCTGGTCCATGGTGACGTACTCGGCCAGCACGCCCAGGATGCTGCGCTCCAGGAACGGATGCGCGAACGTCACCCGCTCCATGCGCTCGCCGGGGAAGCGCGCGATCTGCTTTGCGCCGGCGAGGCCTGTTTTCTCTGCCGTGACGCGCGCCAGCTTCGCCGCGACCATGTAGACCTCGCCGCCGGCTTCCAGCGCGACGTATTCTTCGTTGGGATGGAACGCCACCGCCAGCGACGCGGGCAGCGTCCACGGCGTGGTCGTCCAGATGATCGTCGAAGCTTTCTTGCCGGCGAGCGCTGAGTTGATCTGCGCCGGATCGCTCGTCAGCCGGTACTTCACCCACACGCTTGGGCTGGTGTGGTCTTCGTACTCCACTTCAGCCTCAGCCAGCGCCGTCTTGTCGACAATGCACCAGTACACCGGCCGCAGCCCGCGATAGATCAGGCCATTTTCGAAAAAGGAGAACAGCGTCTCCATGATGGCCGCTTCGTAGCGCGGCGACATGGTCAGGTATGGATCGTCCCACTGCCCGAAGACGCCCAGGCGGACGAACTGATCACGCTGCAGCTTGACGAACTTCTCCGCGTACTCGCGGCACGCCTTGCGGACCTGGAGCGGCTGCATCTCCAGTTTCTTGCGCCCGAGCGCCTCGTCCACTTTGATTTCGATGGGCAGGCCGTGACAGTCCCATCCGGGGATGTAGGGCGAGTCGAAGCCGAACATGGTCTTCGACTTCACGACAAAGTCCTTCAGGCACTTGTTGAGCGCGTGACCCAGGTGCAGCGGGCCATTGGCATAGGGGGGGCCGTCATGCAGGACGTACAGCGGCCGCCCACCCCGCGCCTCGCGGATGCGCTCGTAGAGGCCGAGCGCGGCCCACTTCGCCAGCAGCTTGGGCTCGTTCTGCGGCAGGTTCGCCTTCATGCCGAAGGCGGTCCTGGGCAGGCTGATGGTTGATTTCAGGTCAAGCGGCAATCGGCGCGGTCCCTCGAGTTTCACGCGAGCGGCAACTCGCCTCGCGGAACAGTGAAATGGAGCGAAATTTCATTACATTATAGGGAGCGCAGAAAATTGCGTCCAACCGCGGCGGCAGCGTGGCCATGCGCGCGCGGGGCCGGCGTGCCGGCTGCCCGCCACCGCCTTGAGCGGTCGTGGACCTTGACGGTCATCCACAAGAACGCGCCCGCTGCGATGCCGTACGCGGCAAAGCCCGTCCAGAACGCGGCCCCGATTCCGCCCGTGAGCGACACGATGACGGCCAGGACAGTGGCGCACACCGAAGTTGCTCCGTTAATACCCCATAGCCACGGCGTGAGCCTGGCCGAGCCCCGTTCCGCAGCCTTCATCCCTCACACCCGAATCGCACTTGCGTTCCCGTCTGTATGGCTGGGTCGCGGCAGCAACAGCGCAGATTTCGCCCCGGGCGTCACGCTGGTACATGCACTGCCGAGCAAACTCCGCGTAATCGCTCTGTTTCGTCTTGCGTCCCTAATGGGAACCGAAGCATCCAACCTGGGCATGGAGGGACTCACCCGGCGCAGCGCTGAAAAAACCGGACTCTAGAAAGCGCAATTTTTACGTGCCGGCGCGTTCCTTACTGAGAAGCAACTTGGCCACTGACGTGCTCATCTTCCGAGGGGTAGTGAGCAGTCCCGACGGTTCACCGTCAATTGGCCGAACCCTGGAAAAGCGAATATGGCGCATCAGGTCCTGATCCCCCGCTCGGAGCTTCAACCTACGCTGAACCTGCGTCCCATCTCGGACCAGCTGGATCGGCCCTGGTGGAGCACGGTAGGCGAAAACGTTCGCGACGCGCTTTTTCCGCGCAAGCTGCCACCGTTGCGCCTTACCTCGCGCCCGGTGAAGGTGCGCGACATCTGGGGCGATTACAACTACAAAAAGAAAGCCGGCGTCGGGACGAGCGTTCTCCACGCCGGCATGATCGGCTTCCTGGTGTGGCTGTCAGTGGCCGCGCCGCGCATCATGGACAAACCAAAACCGACAGAGACGATTACCTGGGTGCCGAGCGATAACGCCGTGTTTGTCCCCACCAAGCCCGATCCGCGGCCCATGGGCGGCGGCGGTGGTGGCGGCGATCGCGACAAGCTCCAGGCCCCCAAAGGCAAGCTGCCCAAGGCTGCCATGGAGCAGATCACGCCGCCGGCGATAGTCATCCGCAACGAACACCCCAAGCTCGCGGTTGAGCCAACCGTGGTCCTGCCGCCGAACGTGAAGATCGCATCGGCGATGCCGAACCTGGGCGATCCGCTTTCGAAGATGCCCTCGGGCCCGCCGTCGAACGGCGTCGGATCCGGCGGCGGCATCGGATCGGGCTCCGGTGGCGGCGTAGGCTCGGGTGAAGGTCCGGGCGTCGGTCCGGGACGCGGCGGCGGGTTTGGCGGCGGCGTGTTCCGCGTAGGCGGGAACGTGAGCGCGCCACGCGGACTCTACACGCCCGATCCGGAATATTCGGAAGAGGCGCGCAAGGCCAAGTATCAGGGCACCTGCATGCTGTGGCTCATCGTCGGTCCTGACGGCCGCCCGCGCGACATCAAGGTTGCCCGCAGCCTGGGCATGGGCCTCGACGAGAAGGCCGTGGAAGCGGTGAGGACCTGGAAGTTTGCGCCCGCTATGAAAGACGGCACCCCGGTGGCGGTCCAGATCAACGTGGAAGTGAACTTCAGGCTGTACTGACGAAAGTTAAAGTAACGGTTTAAGTAGGAACGGCGGGCAATGGCCCGCCGTTTTTCAGTCAGTTCTCAGCTCTCCGTTTTCGGGCGCCGCGCGGGTCGGTTTGAGGACCGGGAACCGAGAGCTGAGAACTTGTCTTCAGTCCGCCGCCGCGCCGGACTTGCCGCAGCACTCGCCCGGAGGAATCGGGCTGCCGTGCGGGCAGGTCTTGGGATGTCCCAGGAACGAGCAGATGCGCGTCGTCGCCTCGGCCGACAGGATGTGCTCGAACTTGCACGCCTGCTGCTCGATCTCGGCCTCGCTCTCGATGTGCAGCGTCTCGGTAAACAGGCGCTCGGCGAGCCGGTGACGGCGGATCACGTCGGCTGCCCGCTGACGCCCGCGCGCGGTGAACTGCATGAACTCGCGGTCGTGGAGCTGCGTGGTGTCCTCGCCGTGCGTGGGCAGGGTGTCGTGGCAGCGATTGAGCACCAGCTTGTGAGTGTGCTCGTCGAGCTTGTCGTGCGGCAGCAAGTCGACCAGGCCCAGGACCTTCATCTTTTCGATGGCGATCTCCAGCGGCAGCGCGCCTTCCACGTGCATGCGTCCCGGCTCGGCCGGTTCGCCGTTCTCCGACAGGATCCACATCTCTTCCAGGACTTCGTCGAAGAGCTGCTCTTCTTCGATGCTGAAGATTTCCTGCGACGCAATCTTGCCGTGGTGCAGGTCAATGCGCCGGTCGGCCAGCCGGGCGACCACCGGGTCGTGCGTGACCATCACGATGGTGCGCCCCTGCTGATGCAGTTCGCGCAGCAGGCGGAGCACGATGTCTTCGTTGGCGCCGTCGAGGTTGCCGGTGGGTTCGTCGGCGAGGATGATCTTGGGATCGTTGATCAGCGCGCGCGCAATGCACACGCGCTGCTGCTCGCCGCCGGAGAGCTGGCTCGGCACATGCCGCGCCCGATCGCGCAGCCCGACGCGCTCCAGCGCGCCCATCGCCTCTTGCTCGTCGGCCATGCTGTGGAAGTACTGCGCGAGCATCACGTTTTCCAGCGCGGTGAGGTAGGGAATCAGGTGAAAGTGCTGGAAGATGAACCCGACCTTTTCTGCGCGCACGCGGTCCAGTTCGGTGGCGCTCAGCGCACCCACGTCCACACCGTCAAGCAGGACTTCGCCGCTGGTCGGCCGGTCGAGGCAGCCGATCAGGTTCACCAGCGTGCTCTTGCCCGAGCCGGAAGGGCCCATCACGGCAAGCCACTCGCCTGGCTCGACATGCAACGACACGCCGTCGAGCGCGCGCAGCTCGCCCGCCTCGGTCGGATACGCCTTCGTGACTTTGCGAAGCTCGATCACAGCAGTTGGCAGTTGTCAGTTGCCGGTTGCCAGCCGGGGCACCTAGCGGTTGGCACTTGGCCCCTGACATGAGGAGCCAGACGGCCAAAATGCCAAGTGCTAAGCGCTAGGCGCCGTCCTGCCGGCAAACCCGCGCCGGACTACTCTCCCCTTAAGATAACAGCCGGCTGTATGCGCCGCAGCGCCGCCAACGGCGCCAGCGCCGCGATCAGCGCGACCAATACGCCGCCCGCCAGCACCGGCGGGAACACGCTCAATCGCGGCGAAACAGCCGCCTCAAAGTTCACGCGCCCGATCCACAGGGCTGCGCCTAGGCCGACTGCGTAACCCACCACGGCGCCCAGCGCGCCGATCAGGCCGGCTTCGGCGGCAAAGAAACCGCGCAACAAGCGCTCGCTGGCGCCCAGCGCCTTCATCACCGCGAAGTCGCGCCGGCGGTCGAGGACCCAGCTCATCAGCGTGGCCAGGACGCACAGCGTCGCCGTCACGATGACGAGGATTGTCGCTGCCAGCAGCGCCGCGCGCGTCTTGCCCAGCACGCGGGCCTCGCCTTCCTGAATCTGACGGATGGGGCGGACGTCGGCCTCGGGCAGCGCCTTCTGGATGCGCTGCATAGCGGACTCGATTTCCGTGCGGGTCCCGGACACGGCGACTTCGATCGTGCTCGCGCGCACCCCCGTCCATTCTTCCAGGACGTTCAAATTCACAAAAATCCGGTTGTCCTCCGGCCCACCGGTCTCCACGACCTGCGCCGGGGCGATCTGCCGCGTTTGTCCGCTCGCCTCGAGCGCGAAAGGCGCCCCGAGTCTCAGATTCAGCGCCTTCATTACACGCTCACCCACCAACGCGCTTACTCCAGGGCCGCCGACACCAGGCGTGAGGGACCACCAGCGATTCATTTCGCGTGCCTGCGGAAGATTTGTGCCGGCGACGACCACGGATGTGGTTCCTGCCTTGGCTACAACGTACGCAAACGGCACCGCCAGCGCTCCCGGCGCGGCCTTTTCGACTCGCGCGAGCGCATCATCCGGAAGGGAATTGCCCTCGCGCGCTACGACCACAACGTTGGCACCAAACTTCCGGAACTCCCGCCGCAGCTTCGCCTCCGAATCGGCGTACAGGTTCAGCAGCGTCGTAGCGACCGCAGCCGCCACCGCCACGGCCACCAACGCCGTCAGTGCGCGTCCGCGGCGCACCAGCGCGGCGCGCCAGATCAGCCGCAGAAACATGCGCCCGCGCCCGCCGCGCCGCGCGCTCATGCGTCACCTCGCAGCACCGGCGCCGCCTCCAGCCGCACCGCGCGCCGGATCGACGCCGCGCTGCCCGCAAACGTCACGATCGCGGCAACCGCCAGGATGATTGGCGCCAGCACCGGCTGCACCGCGATCGCCGAGGCGAACACCGTCCTGCCGATCTGCTGCGCCAGCAGCGCGCCCAGCGAGAATCCCAGCGCGCCGCCGATCAAGGCGAGAATGGCAGCCTCGGCGAGGAACAGCGCCGCGACCGACGCGCGCCCCGCGCCGAGCGCCTTCATCAATCCGATTTCCTCGCGGCGCTCGAAAATCGTGTTGGCCATGGCCGCCGAAACCGCCAGCGCCGACGCGATCAGCGCCGCCACCGCCAGCAGGAGCATGAGGCCCGAGATCCTGCTCAGCACCGTGCCTTCGTTCTGCGCCACCTGCCGGATCTGCTCCGACTTGGCGCCGGGAATGGCCTCTTCGAGCTGTAAGGCAATCGAATTCGCATACGGCGAGCAGTACCAGCGATCGCGGTCGGCCGGGCTCATGCTGCGCGGATCGCGCCGCGCGAACGCGTCTTCCGGCTTGGTCATGGCGCTCACCATCACGCGCCGCACCGCGCCGGGACGCGCCGCAATCTTCTGCGCCAGCCCGAGCGGCCCGACGATCTGCTGATTCGTCGCCTCGTCGGCCAGCAGCAGGCCCACGACCTTGACTTCCTCGCCATTCACGCGCAGCGTCGCGCCCGGCTCGAAGTTCAGCCGCTGCGCCAGCGTGTGTCCGATCAGGACTTCGTTCGAATCGTCGCGCGGCCAGTTTCCCGCCACGTGCCACCACGGATTGACCGCCTCCACGCCGGTAGTGAACTCCTGCTTGCCGAAGCGGAGCTGTTTTTTGAAATACGTTCCCAGAAGCTGCGCCCCGCCCAGCGGCTTGCCCTCGGCCGACTCGATCTTCACGACCACCGGCAGCATGGGCGCGTAGCCCACGATGTTGTTCCGCCAGAAGATGCCCTTGATCTTGGTGAGCTCAGCTTCGCTCAGATACGCGCCTGCGTTGGCGGGCTTCAGGTTGACGCCGCCGACTTCCACCTCGAGCGTGTCGTCGGCGGGATAGACGACCAGGTTCGCGCCGTAGGTCCGCAGCTCACGGTTGATCTTGTCGCCGATATCGGTCGCGACCGCAATCATGGCCGTGGCCACGGCAACGCCGAGCGCCACCGCCGCGGCGGCCAGCAGCTTGCGCCGCCGCTGGCGCAGAAACGACTGATAGAGGAGGCGCGCGAACATGTCAGTGTGGTTGGAAAGTAGCGACGGCCGCGGCCACGTCGGCCTGCGCGACCACCACCGTGTCGCCATTCACGGTCGCCTTCAACGGAATGGGATTGCATCCGCCCGGCTGCCCGACCGACTGCGGATTGATGGGCGCGGCGCAGTTCTTGCACACCAGGCCGGTCGTGGTCCGCATGAAGCCGACCGGGCCGCAGATTTCGCACGCGTCGAAGATGCTGGCGACCTTGCCGTCGGGCCTGCGATAGAGCAGGAAGCGCACCTCGGCGCCGTTCACGTTCGCCTGGTAACGATGCAGGTCGCCGTCAACCAGGTCGCCGACCGGGATCGTCGCCTGGCCGTCCACGAAAGCGATCTCGGTGGCCGCCGGCAGGGAACTGGTGCTCTTGGCGTAGATGAACTCGGCCGTCACCAGCACAATGAACAGGAATGAGCTGGCATAGACGCCGGCCATCCACAGCCGCTCGCGCCGCGCGCTCCACAGCTGCTTGCGCCTCTCCGCTGGCGATACCGGCTCGGCCGTCGGCGCGCGCCGCCGCGTCTCGAACAGGACCATCATTGCCGCCAGCGCCAGGATGGTGACAAAGAAGAACAGGTCGTTGCGCACGATCGGGCCGATGAGCGCCATCTCCTGCCGGCTCGACGGCAGCACGCCGTTTTCCGAAAGCTCGTGCAGCCCCGAGATCAGCAGCTGCCCGGCAACGAAGAAGAGGATCACCGTGGTCACGCGGAAAAATTTCTGCAGGTTGATCCGCACGCTGCCCTTCACGAACATCACGCCGAACAGCACAGCCAGCGCCACGCCGGCCATCGTGCCCAGGAAGCTGAGCAGTTCGGCGGTGTTGAACGACACGGCCGAGAGGATCAGCACCGTCTCGATGCCCTCGCGCACCATCATCAGGAAGACGAAGGCGAACAGGCCCAGCGCGGAGCCCCGGCCGGCCAGCGCGCCAATCTTCTTCTCAATGTCGCCCTTCAAGTGGCGCGCCGTCTTCATCATGAAGATGATCATGGTGACGACGAAGAGCGCCGCGGCCAGCATGATCCAGCCTTCCACGATGTCCTGGTTCAGGTCCAGGCGCGAAACGGCGACGGCTGCCGCCACGCTGGCGACGAAGGCCGCGCCGAGCGCCCAATACACCGGTTTGCGGAGTTCGGGCCGGCCGATCTTGGCCAGGTAGGCGAGCGTGATGCCCACAATCAGGGCCGCTTCCACGCCCTCACGCAAGGTAATGATGAATGCCTGTAGCATCTCTTGGCCTGTGCGGACGCGGGCGAACCGGCTCCAGGCCGCCCGCGTTCGCGATTACGGACGGCAGATGATGAAATTGAAAATGAATTTCATTTTCAACTAGACATGATACGCGCCGCTTGGCCGCAGCGTCAACGCGCGGCGTCACGCCGCGCCGTGACCCGCCACTTGGTGACCGCGCCCGTTCCGCCACGTCTATCCGGCGTCCAACTGCGAGGTCTCACCGTGCGACGTGCCCGCGTATTGCTCCTGCTTCTCGCTGGCTGTGCTGCCAGCGCCGACGCTCAAACCAACGCCATCGATCCAGACCTTGCCGCGGGCTACATCCGCGACCTGCAGGCCACGTCTGACGCCGACGCCGGCAGACTCTGGGGCGTGCCGCTGTGCGGGCCGTTCTTCTTTGTTGACCCGGAGACGCATGCCGTCGTCGCCAACCAGGCTGACGCGGAAGGGAAGCTGAAGCCGCAGGGCAGCGTCTTCACCGGCACGCTGCCGCCGGAAGTCAGCCCGGCCAACACCGCCATCAACTGGGCGGGCGTCCATTGGACGATGGTGATGTGGCCAGTGAGCCAGTTCCGGCAGCCGCGCCGCCGGTTGCTGGCGCACGAATGCTTCCATCGAATACAGGATTCGATCGGCCTCCCCGGCCGGGACGCCATCAACAGCCATCTCGACTCGATGGCGGGACGGACCTGGCTGCAACTCGAGTGGCGTGCGCTGGAGCGCGCGCTGCGCCAG
Above is a genomic segment from Terriglobales bacterium containing:
- a CDS encoding energy transducer TonB, giving the protein MAHQVLIPRSELQPTLNLRPISDQLDRPWWSTVGENVRDALFPRKLPPLRLTSRPVKVRDIWGDYNYKKKAGVGTSVLHAGMIGFLVWLSVAAPRIMDKPKPTETITWVPSDNAVFVPTKPDPRPMGGGGGGGDRDKLQAPKGKLPKAAMEQITPPAIVIRNEHPKLAVEPTVVLPPNVKIASAMPNLGDPLSKMPSGPPSNGVGSGGGIGSGSGGGVGSGEGPGVGPGRGGGFGGGVFRVGGNVSAPRGLYTPDPEYSEEARKAKYQGTCMLWLIVGPDGRPRDIKVARSLGMGLDEKAVEAVRTWKFAPAMKDGTPVAVQINVEVNFRLY
- a CDS encoding ATP-binding cassette domain-containing protein: MIELRKVTKAYPTEAGELRALDGVSLHVEPGEWLAVMGPSGSGKSTLVNLIGCLDRPTSGEVLLDGVDVGALSATELDRVRAEKVGFIFQHFHLIPYLTALENVMLAQYFHSMADEQEAMGALERVGLRDRARHVPSQLSGGEQQRVCIARALINDPKIILADEPTGNLDGANEDIVLRLLRELHQQGRTIVMVTHDPVVARLADRRIDLHHGKIASQEIFSIEEEQLFDEVLEEMWILSENGEPAEPGRMHVEGALPLEIAIEKMKVLGLVDLLPHDKLDEHTHKLVLNRCHDTLPTHGEDTTQLHDREFMQFTARGRQRAADVIRRHRLAERLFTETLHIESEAEIEQQACKFEHILSAEATTRICSFLGHPKTCPHGSPIPPGECCGKSGAAAD
- a CDS encoding FtsX-like permease family protein: MSARRGGRGRMFLRLIWRAALVRRGRALTALVAVAVAAAVATTLLNLYADSEAKLRREFRKFGANVVVVAREGNSLPDDALARVEKAAPGALAVPFAYVVAKAGTTSVVVAGTNLPQAREMNRWWSLTPGVGGPGVSALVGERVMKALNLRLGAPFALEASGQTRQIAPAQVVETGGPEDNRIFVNLNVLEEWTGVRASTIEVAVSGTRTEIESAMQRIQKALPEADVRPIRQIQEGEARVLGKTRAALLAATILVIVTATLCVLATLMSWVLDRRRDFAVMKALGASERLLRGFFAAEAGLIGALGAVVGYAVGLGAALWIGRVNFEAAVSPRLSVFPPVLAGGVLVALIAALAPLAALRRIQPAVILRGE
- a CDS encoding ABC transporter permease, whose translation is MFARLLYQSFLRQRRRKLLAAAAVALGVAVATAMIAVATDIGDKINRELRTYGANLVVYPADDTLEVEVGGVNLKPANAGAYLSEAELTKIKGIFWRNNIVGYAPMLPVVVKIESAEGKPLGGAQLLGTYFKKQLRFGKQEFTTGVEAVNPWWHVAGNWPRDDSNEVLIGHTLAQRLNFEPGATLRVNGEEVKVVGLLLADEATNQQIVGPLGLAQKIAARPGAVRRVMVSAMTKPEDAFARRDPRSMSPADRDRWYCSPYANSIALQLEEAIPGAKSEQIRQVAQNEGTVLSRISGLMLLLAVAALIASALAVSAAMANTIFERREEIGLMKALGAGRASVAALFLAEAAILALIGGALGFSLGALLAQQIGRTVFASAIAVQPVLAPIILAVAAIVTFAGSAASIRRAVRLEAAPVLRGDA
- a CDS encoding Fe-S-containing protein, which gives rise to MLQAFIITLREGVEAALIVGITLAYLAKIGRPELRKPVYWALGAAFVASVAAAVAVSRLDLNQDIVEGWIMLAAALFVVTMIIFMMKTARHLKGDIEKKIGALAGRGSALGLFAFVFLMMVREGIETVLILSAVSFNTAELLSFLGTMAGVALAVLFGVMFVKGSVRINLQKFFRVTTVILFFVAGQLLISGLHELSENGVLPSSRQEMALIGPIVRNDLFFFVTILALAAMMVLFETRRRAPTAEPVSPAERRKQLWSARRERLWMAGVYASSFLFIVLVTAEFIYAKSTSSLPAATEIAFVDGQATIPVGDLVDGDLHRYQANVNGAEVRFLLYRRPDGKVASIFDACEICGPVGFMRTTTGLVCKNCAAPINPQSVGQPGGCNPIPLKATVNGDTVVVAQADVAAAVATFQPH